In Rhodamnia argentea isolate NSW1041297 chromosome 11, ASM2092103v1, whole genome shotgun sequence, one genomic interval encodes:
- the LOC115727647 gene encoding uncharacterized protein LOC115727647 has translation MWNFGPNFSAGNVVSKSENQKSTQAASECSDDDVSSNISTEEGLECPICWESFNIVENVPYVLWCGHTLCKNCILGLQWAVVKFPTLPIQLPLFISCPWCNLLSFRLVYKGNLKFPRKNYFLLWMVESMNGDRGKLCSSSCEDHQLQWPSNSNPSLGSRVSRGNLRRMQHVHRSESAGSSHDQNRVNVSLNMERIHSSLRKSLVFFVHLTAKFPLVIIFLLIVLYAIPASAAILALYMLITVLFALPSFLILYFAYPSLDWLVREIIT, from the coding sequence ATGTGGAATTTTGGACCCAACTTTAGTGCTGGAAATGTTGTTTCAAAAAGTGAGAATCAAAAATCGACTCAAGCTGCATCAGAATGCTCAGATGATGATGTCTCTTCCAATATTAGCACAGAGGAAGGTCTGGAGTGCCCTATATGCTGGGAATCCTTTAATATAGTTGAAAATGTCCCTTATGTCTTGTGGTGCGGCCATACCCTTTGCAAAAATTGTATTTTAGGATTGCAATGGGCAGTTGTGAAGTTTCCTACTCTTCCGATTCAGCTTCCGCTCTTCATCTCCTGTCCATGGTGCAATCTCTTGTCCTTCCGTCTAGTTTATAAGGGCAACCTTAAGTTTCCCCGAAAGAACTATTTCTTGCTCTGGATGGTCGAGAGCATGAATGGTGACCGAGGGAAATTGTGCTCCTCCTCCTGTGAAGATCATCAGTTACAGTGGCCATCAAACAGTAATCCATCTCTGGGAAGTCGAGTGAGCAGGGGTAACTTGAGGAGGATGCAACATGTCCACCGTAGTGAGTCAGCTGGATCAAGTCATGATCAAAATCGTGTCAATGTCTCTCTCAATATGGAAAGAATACATTCTTCCTTGCGGAAATCTCTGGTTTTCTTTGTTCACCTGACGGCAAAATTCCCTCTAGTTATCATATTCCTCCTCATTGTGCTATATGCAATACCGGCCAGTGCAGCCATCTTGGCTTTGTACATGCTTATCACAGTTCTTTTTGCTCTCCCTTCCTTTCTCATCTTGTACTTTGC